In the Vibrio sp. FE10 genome, CTGAGTTGATGCTTGCTAAACCTGCATCACTAACGGCTGCAACTGGCATGGACGCGTTAACACACGCAATCGAGGCTTACGTTTCTATCGCAGCAACGCCAATCACAGACGCCGTAGCGATTAAAGCGATTGAACTTGTGCAAGCACACCTAAGAACAGCCGTAGCGCACGGCGAAGACATTGAAGCTCGTGAGCAAATGGCTTACGCGCAATTCATGGCTGGCATGGCATTCAACAACGCTTCTCTTGGCTACGTTCACGCAATGGCGCACCAACTAGGTGGTTTCTACGACCTTCCACACGGTGTATGTAACGCTATCTTGCTACCACACGTTCAACGCTACAACGCGCAAGTTTGCCCAGAGCGTCTACGTGACGTTGCAAAAGCAATGGGTGTGAATGTTGAAGGTATGACAGCAGAGCAAGGCGCAGAAGCAGCTATCAACGCGATTGTTCAGCTAGCAAACGACGTGAACATCCCAACAGGTATCGCACAGCTTGGTGCTAAGCTTGAAGACATCCCGACTCTGTCTGACAACGCACTGAAAGATGCTTGTGGTTTCACTAACCCTAAACAAGCAACGCACGAAGAAATCTCAGCGATCTTCGAAGCAGCAATGTAATCTAGCGACTAGTTATTTGAGTTGGAAACACAAAACTCTTGCTAACAACCAATGATTAAACAAACGGGCTCACCTTCTGAGCCCGTTTTCTTTTATCTGTTCGATACCTTTCAAATCTTTATCTTCACACAAGCCAAGAGCGACCAAACACTCGCTACTCACCACTAAAAAGTCGCATTGTTGCGATCGCTTGGTTATAGTCAAACTATTGATATATAGAATGACAAACAGGTTCCATTGAGTCGTTGGATAGTTAGCACCTCATTATTAGCTTCACTCGTTGCCCACTCCGCTCAAGCAGAGGAACAAAATGAGTGTCACAGTCAGCCATTAGAAGACGCCCCTGTCGAAAAGGCTTACCACTACCTAAACAGTAAATTTTGCCAACCCGCATTGTGGTTTGACAGCTTCTTTGTTGATGACCGCATTACCGAAGATGCTCGAGCCGGCACTTCTGTCCGTTGGTACAACGATTTTATCTATTCAGAAGGTGGCGATGTTGATTACTCAACCAAGCTCAACGCACGCCTGCACCTGCCCTTTGTGAGTAAACGGCTGAAGTTAATTTATGAATCGGTTGGCGATGAAGAATTCTTGGATTTCTTTCCGCAAGATTCAGATGAATTAGAGAGCGCACTCGGCCTACGTTACGATGCTTATGCCAAGGGTTACAGTAGCTTCAATATTAAAGCGACATTGCGTCCGCGGATTGAAGCTCGTTATCGCTTTACCTACCCTCTCACCACCGATGCCGTATTCAGGCTGACTCAACGTGTGTATCAAGAAAAGCAAGAAACTGGCGAGATCACCGATATCGATTTTGATCTTTCTTTGAGTGATGACTTCTTAGCGCGATGGTCGAACTTTGCAGGTTATAACGACGACCTTAAAGGCTGGGAGTACGGTACGGGGCTGACTTTATATCACTATCTTTCTCAAGACCAAGCTCTGCAATACAGCGCGACGATTACAGCAACCAGCGAGCCGTATAACCATTACGAATATTCACAAGTGTCGATAACCTACCGAGAAAACGTTTGGAAAGAGTGGCTGTTCTACGAATTGATTCCGCGCTATCAATGGGAACGAGAGCCCTATGAAAAACATACCGAAGAAGCCAACATCACCCTTCGACTTGAAGTCTTGTTCAACAATGTCTAGTGGAACAGTATCTAGTGAGTGTTTGTGAGATGCGTGCATCGTGAGATAAAACAGAGACACAAAAAAAGCACATCATGTGATGTGCTTTTTCAGTTCTATATAAGGCTTAAACTGTAGTCTTAACCTTTGTAGTTTCTTACTCGTGCCGCTTCTGCTTCACGCTTATCGACAACCGTTTTACCGATTGGCGCCAATGAGATAACCGCCAACTTAAGGTGCTGAATCGCAAACGGAATACCAATGATGGTAATGAAACACGCTACTGCTGACATGATGTGGCCAATCGCCAGCCAGATTCCTGCAAATAAGAACCAAATGATGTTACCAATCATACCGAGCGGGCTAGTACCGATGTCAGTTTCATTGGTCAGTTCATCACGTGAAATCGCTTCTTGGCCGAATGGGAAGAATGAGAAATTACCCATTACAAAACACGCTCTACCCCATGGAATACCAACGATGGTGAGGAATGCGAGTAGTCCGAAGAACCACCAAGCCAGTCCCATAAATACGCCACCAAATAGAAACCAAATGATGTTTCCTATTGTTCTCATGTTGTCTTCTCCAAATCTTTGAATGCTGTTTATTTCATATGCCGAGTGAGGCAATACTTGTTCTAATAGGTTCAATTATTATTGAGTCTTTATGAACCGCTTATGAATCGCCTAAATTTTCTGTGATTGATACACACCACGAAACGCCAAATCCGCATAGGGATCATCGATTTTATTTGATACCATGCTCGTAGATTTTTAGTATCACAAAGCTAGACAGCTACAACAACTAATTTAAGGCCGAACTTATGAACAACACTGAGCAACCTAAAAAGAAAATGAAAAACTGGGTGCCAATCGTCTTCTTCGGACTTCTCAGCACGGTGCCTGTATTCATGTTTTTAGTCGATGTGTACATCAACCAATATATGTAACAAGCTCCGCCACCCTCTCGGTGTAAATGAATACAGGAAGCATGTCCTGTATTCATCTCAATTAACCCACTCCTGCTGTAATTAATTCAACTCTTCTGCGATCAACTCTTCCGTGAGCAAATTAGCTCTTCGTTAATTAAATCAGCTCTTCGCTAATAAAATCCAATATGTCGATCAGCTCATGATCAGGTAAATTTAATAAATTATCACCCACATACCACTCAATTTTACATTGATTTGGTAGTTCGCTAATGGCTGGATTTCCTATCCAAACCTTATGCTTCTTGGCAATATTGTCTCGCGCGATAATGCCGTCTTCATAACTCACTGGTAGATAAAGATGCAGCATATTCACTTGAGGCTGCTGCGGATTAACCGTGAATTGAGGGTAATCTTGTAATATCTGGTAAACCTGTTTGGTGCGCTCATACAAAGCTGGCATCAACTCGAGTCGTTGATCAAACTGCATTGCTGCCGAAACCACATAAGGCGTACGATGATAAACATTCCCGCCCTGACGCTTCATCCATGCCGATGCTTTTGCTACGAACGCCTTATCACCTAATAGTAAAGAACCACCAAGGCCGTTTAACCCTTTATAGAGCGAAACATAAGCGGTATCGAAACCTTGAGCAATCTCGCTATATGACTTTTGGTAATACGCGCCGCACTCCCACAAGCGCGCACCATCCATGTGCAGATGAATCGATTGTTCTTTGCAGTACTGCTTAATCGCTTCGAGTTCTTCCCACTCTGGCAATTGACCACCAATCTCTCGCATCGGCAACTCATACAATGCCGCAGCAATCTCATCAGGCCAAGCCTTTAAGTCGTCCACATTCCAAGTACGAAATACATTACCAACCGGAAGTACGTTGAAACGGTTCTGGAGCTGATACCCTTGGCGTTCATGGCGCATAATATGGCTGGATTCATGCATCGCTACTAAAAGGTTTCTTTTTTCTTGGCAAGCAATCTCTAGTGTTGTTGGTTGGTTCATGGTGCCTGTAATTACAAACACGGCGGCCTCATAGCCGAGCAAATCAGCCACTTTGTTTTCGAAACTCTCAATAAAATCGCCATCACCATAGGTATCGTGAGCCACATCATGTGCTTCGCACCATTCAGCCATTTGGGCGAAGGTTTGGGCTGGTGTTGGATCGAAGTGGCCAGAAAGCAGCAAATTACATTGTTGACGCAAGTCCGTGCTCATATCTATTCCTTTATTCATTGTTGTTCTATGTAGGGTGATTGAATTATTTACGTTATCCGTCAACCGTGACATAAAATGCGCCTATTCGCTTTTATTATTCGCGAATAATTAGTTTTACTCAGTCATAGGCAGGATGTGCCAAAACGCAAAAACTGACGTGTGTTTTATACCCGATTTCAGATAATAAGTACGACACTCAAAAATCACCGTATCTGAATAGATGAGTATGGCTAATTCGTTGTTCTTCAATCATTCTTCTATTATTGTATATCTATAATTCCAATAAACATTATTCGTTAATGGACAAAGAGGGCTATATGTCGAAAAATCGAGTCTTGGTGCTATTCGCCCACCCTTCTCAGCATCGCTCTGAAGCTAACAAACCCTTATTTGAGCAAGCCAAGCGCATTGATGGGGTAACCTGTGTCGATCTCTATGCGGAATATCCGACCTTCAAAATCAACATCGATCGCGAACAGAAACGCCTGTTGGACCATGACATCATCATTTTTCAGTTCCCTCTATATTGGTACTCAACACCCGCGATTCTTAAAGAGTGGCAAGACCTCGTCCTAGAATACGGATTTGCTTATGGCACCGACGGTAATGAACTGCAAGGTAAAAGCTTGTTATGCAGTATCACCGCTGGCGGCAAGAAAGATGCTTATCAGACTGACGGTTATAACCACTTCACCATACGTGAACTGCTTCACCCCATCGAACAAACGGCTTCTTTGTGCGGTATGAACTACTTGGCCCCGTTGGCTTTGTTTGGTTCACGTACAGCATTGGAAGAAGGCCGAATTCAAGATCACGTAAACAGCTATAAAACGCTTTTAGAGGCTTTTGTTGCGGGCGAAGTCGACCTTAAAAAGGCAAGCAAGGCTGAAAAGCTAAACCATTACGTTGATGAAATGATGAGCAGAGGTTAGATCATGACAGGATACTTTCTACAAGCATTTAT is a window encoding:
- the yiaY gene encoding L-threonine dehydrogenase, which gives rise to MSTAFYIPTINFMGTGCLKDAADSIQSQGFKKGLIVTDKILNQIGVVKQVQDLLSQRGVDAVVFDGTQPNPTITNVNDGLELLTDNDCDFVVSLGGGSPHDCAKGIALVASNGGKIADYEGVDQSEKPMMPLIAINTTAGTASEMTRFCIITDEARHIKMAIVDKHTTPLISVNDPELMLAKPASLTAATGMDALTHAIEAYVSIAATPITDAVAIKAIELVQAHLRTAVAHGEDIEAREQMAYAQFMAGMAFNNASLGYVHAMAHQLGGFYDLPHGVCNAILLPHVQRYNAQVCPERLRDVAKAMGVNVEGMTAEQGAEAAINAIVQLANDVNIPTGIAQLGAKLEDIPTLSDNALKDACGFTNPKQATHEEISAIFEAAM
- a CDS encoding YccF domain-containing protein — protein: MRTIGNIIWFLFGGVFMGLAWWFFGLLAFLTIVGIPWGRACFVMGNFSFFPFGQEAISRDELTNETDIGTSPLGMIGNIIWFLFAGIWLAIGHIMSAVACFITIIGIPFAIQHLKLAVISLAPIGKTVVDKREAEAARVRNYKG
- a CDS encoding threonine aldolase family protein; the encoded protein is MSTDLRQQCNLLLSGHFDPTPAQTFAQMAEWCEAHDVAHDTYGDGDFIESFENKVADLLGYEAAVFVITGTMNQPTTLEIACQEKRNLLVAMHESSHIMRHERQGYQLQNRFNVLPVGNVFRTWNVDDLKAWPDEIAAALYELPMREIGGQLPEWEELEAIKQYCKEQSIHLHMDGARLWECGAYYQKSYSEIAQGFDTAYVSLYKGLNGLGGSLLLGDKAFVAKASAWMKRQGGNVYHRTPYVVSAAMQFDQRLELMPALYERTKQVYQILQDYPQFTVNPQQPQVNMLHLYLPVSYEDGIIARDNIAKKHKVWIGNPAISELPNQCKIEWYVGDNLLNLPDHELIDILDFISEELI
- a CDS encoding NAD(P)H-dependent oxidoreductase, with the translated sequence MSKNRVLVLFAHPSQHRSEANKPLFEQAKRIDGVTCVDLYAEYPTFKINIDREQKRLLDHDIIIFQFPLYWYSTPAILKEWQDLVLEYGFAYGTDGNELQGKSLLCSITAGGKKDAYQTDGYNHFTIRELLHPIEQTASLCGMNYLAPLALFGSRTALEEGRIQDHVNSYKTLLEAFVAGEVDLKKASKAEKLNHYVDEMMSRG